One region of Citrus sinensis cultivar Valencia sweet orange chromosome 6, DVS_A1.0, whole genome shotgun sequence genomic DNA includes:
- the LOC102614268 gene encoding ABC transporter G family member 22 isoform X2 — protein MEKPVSSTSLARTKSDQLVETLSAAFKSPVSSETAGASDGGGTLSRKSSRRMMTAASPGRAGASGRNTHIRKSRSAQLKLELDEVSSGAALSRASSASLGLSFSFTGFTMPPDEIADSKPFSDDDIPEDIEAGTRERPKFQTEPTLPIYLKFTDVTYKVILKGMTSSEEKDILNGITGSVNPGEVLALMGPSGSGKTTLLNLLSGRLMEPTVGGSITYNDHPYSKSLKSKIGFVTQDDVLFPHLTVKETLTYAALLRLPNTLTKQQKEKRAIDVINELGLERCQDTMIGGSFVRGVSGGERKRVCIGNEIIINPSLLFLDEPTSGLDSTTALRTVQMLQDIAEAGKTVVTTIHQPSSRLFHKFDKLILLGKGSLLYFGKASEAMAYFSSIGCSPQIAMNPAEFLLDLANGNLHDVSVPSELQDRVQTENSENDTANGKPTPAIVHEYLVEAYETRVAENEKKKLMAPIPLDEEIKAKVSSPKRNWGASWIQQYTILFRRGIKEHRHDYFSWLRITQVLATAVILGLLWWQSDSKSPKGLEDQAGLLFFIAVFWSFFPIFTAIFTFPQERAMLSKERAADMYRLSAYFLARTTSDLPLNLVLPVLFLVIVYFMAGLRMGAGPFFLSMLTVFLSIVAAQGLGLAIGAILMDLKKATTLASVTIMTFMLAGGYFVQEVPVFISWIRYMSFNYHTYKILLKIQYADISPTVNGMRTDSSFREVCALVAMVFGYRLLAYLSLRKMKLHFGA, from the exons ATGGAGAAACCAGTTAGCTCAACCAGTTTGGCGAGAACAAAATCAGACCAGTTAGTGGAAACACTATCGGCGGCATTCAAATCTCCGGTATCGAGCGAGACCGCCGGAGCATCTGACGGCGGTGGGACTCTCTCGAGGAAGTCTAGCCGTCGGATGATGACGGCGGCATCGCCGGGACGCGCCGGCGCCAGTGGGAGAAACACGCACATTAGGAAGTCAAGAAGTGCACAGCTGAAGCTAGAGTTGGATGAAGTGAGCAGCGGTGCTGCTCTTAGTAGAGCTTCTAGTGCCAGCTTAGGCCTCTCATTTTCCTTCACCGGATTCACCATGCCGCCGGACGAAATCGCCGATTCGAAACCGTTCAGTGATGATGATATAC CTGAGGATATTGAAGCTGGCACAAGAGAAAGGCCAAAGTTTCAGACAGAGCCCACGTTGCCAATTTATCTAAAG TTCACAGATGTGACATACAAGGTGATTCTCAAAGGGATGACTAGTAGCGAGGAGAAGGATATCCTGAATGGGATAACTGGTTCGGTGAATCCCGGGGAGGTTCTGGCACTTATGGGACCGTCGGGAAGTGGAAAGACAACGCTTCTTAATCTGCTCAGTGGCAGGCTGATGGAGCCTACTGTTGGTGGCTCGATTACTTACAATGATCATCCTTATTCCAAGTCCCTAAAAAGCAA GATTGGATTTGTGACTCAAGATGATGTCTTGTTTCCTCACCTCACGGTGAAAGAAACGCTGACATATGCAGCTCTCCTTCGACTGCCAAATACATTAACGAAACAGCAGAAGGAAAAAAGAGCCATAGATGTTATCAATGAGCTAGGCCTGGAGAG GTGCCAAGACACTATGATTGGCGGCTCCTTTGTCCGTGGAGTGTCAGGTGGGGAGAGAAAGAGGGTTTGTATAGGGAACGAGATCATAATCAACCCTTCCCTTCTGTTCCTCGATGAACCAACCTCTGGCTTGGATTCTACAACTGCATTAAGGACTGTTCAGATGTTACAAGACATTGCAGAG GCTGGGAAAACGGTGGTGACCACAATCCACCAGCCATCAAGTAGACTCTTCCATAAGTTCGACAAACTGATACTTCTTGGAAAAGGAAGCTTGCTTTACTTCGGAAAAGCATCAGAAGCAATGGCGTATTTTTCATCAATAGGATGTTCTCCTCAAATTGCCATGAACCCGGCAGAGTTCTTACTCGACCTTGCAAACGGGAACCTACACGATGTTTCTGTACCATCAGAACTACAGGATAGAGTGCAAACGGAGAATTCAGAAAACGACACGGCAAATGGGAAACCAACTCCGGCAATTGTGCATGAG TATCTTGTGGAGGCCTATGAGACGCGAGTTGCAGAAAACGAGAAGAAGAAACTTATGGCTCCTATTCCtcttgatgaagaaataaagGCAAAAGTGTCATCTCCAAAGCGAAATTGGGGGGCAAGCTGGATTCAACAATATACCATATTGTTCAGGAGAGGAATTAAAGAACACCGACATGACTATTTTAGCTGGTTGAGGATCACTCAAGTTCTTGCTACTGCAGTCATATTGGGATTACTCTGGTGGCAGTCGGACAGTAAAAGCCCCAAAGGTCTGGAAGATCAG GCTGGGTTGCTTTTCTTCATCGCTGTCTTCTGGTCATTCTTTCCCATCTTCACTGCAATCTTCACATTTCCTCAAGAAAGGGCCATGCTGAGCAAGGAAAGAGCAGCCGACATGTATAGACTAAGTGCATACTTTCTTGCTAGAACTACAAGCGATCTTCCGCTTAATCTGGTGCTGCCAGTACTTTTCCTTGTTATCGTCTACTTCATGGCAGGCTTGAGAATGGGCGCTGGTCCATTTTTCCTAAGCATGCTTACAGTTTTTCTCAGCATTGTTGCAGCTCAG GGACTTGGACTAGCTATAGGCGCTATACTAATGGACTTAAAAAAGGCTACCACCTTGGCTTCAGTAACTATAATGACCTTCATGCTCGCTGGTGGTTACTTTGTCCAG GAAGTTCCAGTTTTCATATCCTGGATCCGTTATATGTCTTTCAACTATCATACTTACAAGATTCTTCTCAAGATTCAGTATGCAGACATCTCACCAACAGTAAATGGAATGAGAACAGACAGTAGTTTTAGAGAAGTTTGCGCCTTGGTAGCAATGGTTTTTGGCTACCGTCTCCTGGCATACCTTTCTCTGAGGAAGATGAAGCTCCACTTTGGAGCTTAG
- the LOC102614268 gene encoding ABC transporter G family member 22 isoform X3: protein MSSVCSIENAEDIEAGTRERPKFQTEPTLPIYLKFTDVTYKVILKGMTSSEEKDILNGITGSVNPGEVLALMGPSGSGKTTLLNLLSGRLMEPTVGGSITYNDHPYSKSLKSKIGFVTQDDVLFPHLTVKETLTYAALLRLPNTLTKQQKEKRAIDVINELGLERCQDTMIGGSFVRGVSGGERKRVCIGNEIIINPSLLFLDEPTSGLDSTTALRTVQMLQDIAEAGKTVVTTIHQPSSRLFHKFDKLILLGKGSLLYFGKASEAMAYFSSIGCSPQIAMNPAEFLLDLANGNLHDVSVPSELQDRVQTENSENDTANGKPTPAIVHEYLVEAYETRVAENEKKKLMAPIPLDEEIKAKVSSPKRNWGASWIQQYTILFRRGIKEHRHDYFSWLRITQVLATAVILGLLWWQSDSKSPKGLEDQAGLLFFIAVFWSFFPIFTAIFTFPQERAMLSKERAADMYRLSAYFLARTTSDLPLNLVLPVLFLVIVYFMAGLRMGAGPFFLSMLTVFLSIVAAQGLGLAIGAILMDLKKATTLASVTIMTFMLAGGYFVQEVPVFISWIRYMSFNYHTYKILLKIQYADISPTVNGMRTDSSFREVCALVAMVFGYRLLAYLSLRKMKLHFGA from the exons ATGAGCAGTGTTTGTAGCATTGAAAATG CTGAGGATATTGAAGCTGGCACAAGAGAAAGGCCAAAGTTTCAGACAGAGCCCACGTTGCCAATTTATCTAAAG TTCACAGATGTGACATACAAGGTGATTCTCAAAGGGATGACTAGTAGCGAGGAGAAGGATATCCTGAATGGGATAACTGGTTCGGTGAATCCCGGGGAGGTTCTGGCACTTATGGGACCGTCGGGAAGTGGAAAGACAACGCTTCTTAATCTGCTCAGTGGCAGGCTGATGGAGCCTACTGTTGGTGGCTCGATTACTTACAATGATCATCCTTATTCCAAGTCCCTAAAAAGCAA GATTGGATTTGTGACTCAAGATGATGTCTTGTTTCCTCACCTCACGGTGAAAGAAACGCTGACATATGCAGCTCTCCTTCGACTGCCAAATACATTAACGAAACAGCAGAAGGAAAAAAGAGCCATAGATGTTATCAATGAGCTAGGCCTGGAGAG GTGCCAAGACACTATGATTGGCGGCTCCTTTGTCCGTGGAGTGTCAGGTGGGGAGAGAAAGAGGGTTTGTATAGGGAACGAGATCATAATCAACCCTTCCCTTCTGTTCCTCGATGAACCAACCTCTGGCTTGGATTCTACAACTGCATTAAGGACTGTTCAGATGTTACAAGACATTGCAGAG GCTGGGAAAACGGTGGTGACCACAATCCACCAGCCATCAAGTAGACTCTTCCATAAGTTCGACAAACTGATACTTCTTGGAAAAGGAAGCTTGCTTTACTTCGGAAAAGCATCAGAAGCAATGGCGTATTTTTCATCAATAGGATGTTCTCCTCAAATTGCCATGAACCCGGCAGAGTTCTTACTCGACCTTGCAAACGGGAACCTACACGATGTTTCTGTACCATCAGAACTACAGGATAGAGTGCAAACGGAGAATTCAGAAAACGACACGGCAAATGGGAAACCAACTCCGGCAATTGTGCATGAG TATCTTGTGGAGGCCTATGAGACGCGAGTTGCAGAAAACGAGAAGAAGAAACTTATGGCTCCTATTCCtcttgatgaagaaataaagGCAAAAGTGTCATCTCCAAAGCGAAATTGGGGGGCAAGCTGGATTCAACAATATACCATATTGTTCAGGAGAGGAATTAAAGAACACCGACATGACTATTTTAGCTGGTTGAGGATCACTCAAGTTCTTGCTACTGCAGTCATATTGGGATTACTCTGGTGGCAGTCGGACAGTAAAAGCCCCAAAGGTCTGGAAGATCAG GCTGGGTTGCTTTTCTTCATCGCTGTCTTCTGGTCATTCTTTCCCATCTTCACTGCAATCTTCACATTTCCTCAAGAAAGGGCCATGCTGAGCAAGGAAAGAGCAGCCGACATGTATAGACTAAGTGCATACTTTCTTGCTAGAACTACAAGCGATCTTCCGCTTAATCTGGTGCTGCCAGTACTTTTCCTTGTTATCGTCTACTTCATGGCAGGCTTGAGAATGGGCGCTGGTCCATTTTTCCTAAGCATGCTTACAGTTTTTCTCAGCATTGTTGCAGCTCAG GGACTTGGACTAGCTATAGGCGCTATACTAATGGACTTAAAAAAGGCTACCACCTTGGCTTCAGTAACTATAATGACCTTCATGCTCGCTGGTGGTTACTTTGTCCAG GAAGTTCCAGTTTTCATATCCTGGATCCGTTATATGTCTTTCAACTATCATACTTACAAGATTCTTCTCAAGATTCAGTATGCAGACATCTCACCAACAGTAAATGGAATGAGAACAGACAGTAGTTTTAGAGAAGTTTGCGCCTTGGTAGCAATGGTTTTTGGCTACCGTCTCCTGGCATACCTTTCTCTGAGGAAGATGAAGCTCCACTTTGGAGCTTAG
- the LOC102614268 gene encoding ABC transporter G family member 22 isoform X4, which translates to MTSSEEKDILNGITGSVNPGEVLALMGPSGSGKTTLLNLLSGRLMEPTVGGSITYNDHPYSKSLKSKIGFVTQDDVLFPHLTVKETLTYAALLRLPNTLTKQQKEKRAIDVINELGLERCQDTMIGGSFVRGVSGGERKRVCIGNEIIINPSLLFLDEPTSGLDSTTALRTVQMLQDIAEAGKTVVTTIHQPSSRLFHKFDKLILLGKGSLLYFGKASEAMAYFSSIGCSPQIAMNPAEFLLDLANGNLHDVSVPSELQDRVQTENSENDTANGKPTPAIVHEYLVEAYETRVAENEKKKLMAPIPLDEEIKAKVSSPKRNWGASWIQQYTILFRRGIKEHRHDYFSWLRITQVLATAVILGLLWWQSDSKSPKGLEDQAGLLFFIAVFWSFFPIFTAIFTFPQERAMLSKERAADMYRLSAYFLARTTSDLPLNLVLPVLFLVIVYFMAGLRMGAGPFFLSMLTVFLSIVAAQGLGLAIGAILMDLKKATTLASVTIMTFMLAGGYFVQEVPVFISWIRYMSFNYHTYKILLKIQYADISPTVNGMRTDSSFREVCALVAMVFGYRLLAYLSLRKMKLHFGA; encoded by the exons ATGACTAGTAGCGAGGAGAAGGATATCCTGAATGGGATAACTGGTTCGGTGAATCCCGGGGAGGTTCTGGCACTTATGGGACCGTCGGGAAGTGGAAAGACAACGCTTCTTAATCTGCTCAGTGGCAGGCTGATGGAGCCTACTGTTGGTGGCTCGATTACTTACAATGATCATCCTTATTCCAAGTCCCTAAAAAGCAA GATTGGATTTGTGACTCAAGATGATGTCTTGTTTCCTCACCTCACGGTGAAAGAAACGCTGACATATGCAGCTCTCCTTCGACTGCCAAATACATTAACGAAACAGCAGAAGGAAAAAAGAGCCATAGATGTTATCAATGAGCTAGGCCTGGAGAG GTGCCAAGACACTATGATTGGCGGCTCCTTTGTCCGTGGAGTGTCAGGTGGGGAGAGAAAGAGGGTTTGTATAGGGAACGAGATCATAATCAACCCTTCCCTTCTGTTCCTCGATGAACCAACCTCTGGCTTGGATTCTACAACTGCATTAAGGACTGTTCAGATGTTACAAGACATTGCAGAG GCTGGGAAAACGGTGGTGACCACAATCCACCAGCCATCAAGTAGACTCTTCCATAAGTTCGACAAACTGATACTTCTTGGAAAAGGAAGCTTGCTTTACTTCGGAAAAGCATCAGAAGCAATGGCGTATTTTTCATCAATAGGATGTTCTCCTCAAATTGCCATGAACCCGGCAGAGTTCTTACTCGACCTTGCAAACGGGAACCTACACGATGTTTCTGTACCATCAGAACTACAGGATAGAGTGCAAACGGAGAATTCAGAAAACGACACGGCAAATGGGAAACCAACTCCGGCAATTGTGCATGAG TATCTTGTGGAGGCCTATGAGACGCGAGTTGCAGAAAACGAGAAGAAGAAACTTATGGCTCCTATTCCtcttgatgaagaaataaagGCAAAAGTGTCATCTCCAAAGCGAAATTGGGGGGCAAGCTGGATTCAACAATATACCATATTGTTCAGGAGAGGAATTAAAGAACACCGACATGACTATTTTAGCTGGTTGAGGATCACTCAAGTTCTTGCTACTGCAGTCATATTGGGATTACTCTGGTGGCAGTCGGACAGTAAAAGCCCCAAAGGTCTGGAAGATCAG GCTGGGTTGCTTTTCTTCATCGCTGTCTTCTGGTCATTCTTTCCCATCTTCACTGCAATCTTCACATTTCCTCAAGAAAGGGCCATGCTGAGCAAGGAAAGAGCAGCCGACATGTATAGACTAAGTGCATACTTTCTTGCTAGAACTACAAGCGATCTTCCGCTTAATCTGGTGCTGCCAGTACTTTTCCTTGTTATCGTCTACTTCATGGCAGGCTTGAGAATGGGCGCTGGTCCATTTTTCCTAAGCATGCTTACAGTTTTTCTCAGCATTGTTGCAGCTCAG GGACTTGGACTAGCTATAGGCGCTATACTAATGGACTTAAAAAAGGCTACCACCTTGGCTTCAGTAACTATAATGACCTTCATGCTCGCTGGTGGTTACTTTGTCCAG GAAGTTCCAGTTTTCATATCCTGGATCCGTTATATGTCTTTCAACTATCATACTTACAAGATTCTTCTCAAGATTCAGTATGCAGACATCTCACCAACAGTAAATGGAATGAGAACAGACAGTAGTTTTAGAGAAGTTTGCGCCTTGGTAGCAATGGTTTTTGGCTACCGTCTCCTGGCATACCTTTCTCTGAGGAAGATGAAGCTCCACTTTGGAGCTTAG